A part of Candidatus Bathyarchaeota archaeon genomic DNA contains:
- the accC gene encoding acetyl-CoA carboxylase biotin carboxylase subunit encodes MFKKILIANRSEIALRIIRAGKELSIRTVGVYSEADKESLHVKLADEPHFIGSAQPAQSYLNIEKIMQTAKKSASEAIHPGYGFLAQIPRFAEACERNNIEFIGPTSEVLEKMGNKVVARKTMEKAGLQVIPGTMDTVKSVSEAEEAAEKLGYPIIIKAVYGGGGRGMRVVNHKRDVDKAFELALLEAKASFGSSHVYIEKRLANPSHIEFQIIADKKGNVVHIGERECSIQRKYQKLIEETPSPMMTDKLRKTMGEAATQAAKAVNYTNAGTVEFLVDKEDKFYFLEMNTRLQVEHLITEMVSGIDIVKEQIRIAAGEPLQYKQEDITISGHAINCRINAEDPNKDFSPCPGTITRYRVPGGPGVRVDSALYAGYTIPVFYDSLVAKLAVWDRSRKEAIQRMRNALAEYQIEGIETTIPLHKKIMDDKHFIEGQIHTGFMKDRIGSFILEREVESEDVAALVVALNFSMHKSKSVRAVIPNRKIATKSQWRVFGKRYCEFEAFRWSV; translated from the coding sequence ATGTTCAAAAAGATCTTAATCGCCAATCGATCCGAGATTGCACTGCGCATAATTAGAGCAGGCAAAGAACTCAGCATCAGAACCGTAGGAGTATATTCTGAAGCTGACAAGGAATCGCTTCATGTAAAACTTGCCGACGAACCCCACTTCATTGGATCCGCACAACCAGCCCAAAGCTATTTAAACATCGAAAAAATCATGCAGACCGCCAAAAAATCCGCGTCCGAAGCTATTCATCCTGGATACGGCTTCTTGGCTCAGATACCCAGATTCGCTGAAGCTTGCGAAAGAAACAACATAGAATTCATCGGACCAACCAGCGAAGTTCTGGAGAAAATGGGCAACAAAGTTGTGGCACGCAAGACAATGGAAAAAGCTGGATTGCAAGTCATCCCAGGAACTATGGACACAGTTAAAAGCGTAAGCGAGGCAGAAGAAGCCGCTGAAAAACTCGGTTACCCAATAATCATAAAGGCGGTTTATGGCGGAGGAGGACGAGGCATGCGCGTTGTTAATCACAAACGTGACGTCGACAAAGCCTTTGAACTAGCACTGTTAGAGGCAAAGGCTTCCTTTGGAAGCTCCCATGTCTACATTGAAAAGCGGTTGGCGAATCCAAGTCACATTGAATTTCAGATAATCGCCGACAAAAAGGGCAACGTTGTACATATCGGCGAACGAGAATGCTCCATCCAGAGGAAGTACCAAAAACTCATAGAGGAAACACCATCTCCCATGATGACCGACAAACTGCGAAAAACCATGGGAGAAGCAGCTACACAGGCAGCGAAAGCTGTAAACTACACCAACGCTGGAACCGTTGAGTTTCTAGTTGATAAAGAAGACAAATTCTACTTTTTGGAAATGAACACGCGCTTGCAAGTTGAACACCTTATAACCGAGATGGTTTCAGGGATTGACATAGTTAAGGAACAGATTCGAATAGCCGCTGGAGAACCGCTGCAATACAAACAAGAAGATATCACAATCAGTGGACATGCTATAAACTGCAGAATCAACGCAGAAGACCCGAATAAAGATTTCTCGCCCTGCCCTGGCACTATAACAAGATATCGTGTACCTGGAGGACCTGGAGTCAGAGTGGATAGCGCCCTGTACGCTGGCTACACCATACCCGTGTTCTACGATTCATTAGTAGCCAAACTGGCTGTTTGGGACAGAAGTCGCAAAGAAGCCATACAACGCATGAGAAACGCTCTCGCAGAATATCAAATCGAAGGTATTGAAACTACTATCCCACTGCATAAAAAAATCATGGATGATAAACATTTTATTGAAGGTCAAATCCACACTGGTTTCATGAAAGACAGAATAGGAAGTTTCATATTAGAAAGAGAGGTAGAAAGTGAAGATGTTGCAGCTTTAGTTGTGGCCCTAAACTTCTCAATGCATAAAAGCAAATCTGTGCGCGCTGTTATCCCTAACAGAAAAATCGCTACGAAGTCGCAATGGAGGGTTTTTGGAAAAAGATATTGTGAATTTGAAGCCTTTAGGTGGAGCGTCTAA